The nucleotide window AGTCGTCCTTGAGAAGTTTGACTTGCGCAAAGCATTGAGAATTGGTACTTGGCTAACGAGATTCTTGAGAAATTCTCGGGTCCCCAGCAATAAGGCAAAGGGTCCACTAAGTTCAGCCGAGGTAAGAGGGATTCAACAACGTCAGTTTCGAGCAGTACCAAGAGCAGCAGAACCTGCAGCCGAATGAAGAGGGTGTGCTCGAATGCGGAGGACGTATCCAAGGTGAGTATCCTTTGTACCTGCCTGCTCTACTTGTGGCGAAGATTGTACAACGTGCCCATGTAACTACACTCCATGGGGGAGTGTAAGAGAGAGATACCGGATACCCTGCCTTAGGAAATTAACGAAGTGAGTCGTAAGAAACTGCAGTGGTTGCAAGCGTTTTGAAGCCGTAGCTTTCGCAAATCTGCCACCAGAACCTCTGCCAAGAGAAAGAACTGACGGCGACACGCCCTTCAACTTGATTGGTGTGGATTTTGCCGAACCACGGTGCAGGGAGATGCGTAAAGCGTATTTGGTATTGTACTCCTGTAGTCTCAGCCGCGGAGTGTTTTTAGAGTTACTGCCGAAATGGGAAACCGATGAGTTCATTAAGAGCCTAAAGCACTTCATCGTCAGAAGAGGACGGCCATCAAGGGCCTACTCAGACAACGGTCGCTACTGCCAAGTGCTTAAATAAGGTACAGATAAAGAATTTCATTCGTTTTTTAGCAACCAGTCCGTCATTTGGTAGTTTAATCTCAGCCGTGCGCCCTGGTGGGGAGGTCAATTTGAGCGTCTGATTGGGTTGATGAAATCAGCATTTTACAAGATCAAATCCAATATCCTGCCCGTTTTTTGCAGCCTTACCATCTGGAAGAAAGAGATTTGAGGAAGCGCGCCAAGTTCCTACAGAAGACTAAGGATGCAATGTGGAATCGATGGACGACTGAGTACTTGCGTGCGTTACGCGAACGCCACCGCCTTAAGCACGGAGACAAGAGGTCTTCTCTTGCTGTCGGAGACGTAGTTATTATGAAGTCGTCCGAGCGGAACAGAAATAGTTGGCCACTTGGAATTGTTGAACGGTCTGATTGATGGAAGGGATGGAGCAATTCGTGGTGCGACAATGCAAGCCGGCCGATCCCACATCGAACGCCCTATTCAGCACCTGTATCGCCTGGAACTGTCGTGCGAAAGAGATGGTGTCAGAGGAACTACAGCAACACTTGACCCCGGAGCTCCAGTATTTAGACCCAGACGAGATGCAGCAGTCGCCGCCGAGCTTCGAGTGCAGGAGGATCAGTTGGAATGAACATTTGGATATACAACGTTCTCCATTaggtttcattgttttgtttaccTCAATGACAAAATTATCAGGCAGTTCCTTGTGTTACATAGGCCACGTCGTTACCAGACATTTGGCGGAGAGCGTCGGGAACTGTGGATAtgccgtgtttttttttttattgatttaaggaggctccctagagtttttgagaccgcgcgaaacctgggcactagtatggcacgagattttaaatccacgcgaagtccacgtaaaaaataaaaacaaagatggcctcccttttccgtaatatcgtccggttaaagtgtacaaaattgctggaattttgactacaatagttaagtaattctaAGAAATTAAAAGATCCCTTAATAGGTAGGAAACTCAATCTTTCAATCTCTTCTttcgataaatggccagatattaggGAAACAACGGTTAAGACGCCGTTCATGATTCtgcctgtacttcgaaagataaacgaaggttttttgctaccgtacgcatgcgcaagtggaGACTCGCGCGTAATGCCTGAACCGTGTTTtatggatttttgtgacgtcagcgtaaaaaaataAAGGCTGCTTTTCTCCCGTTTctttcggtgaattttttttaaaacttggctcagttgtaaccacatacaaatcctataaaataccctatttttgttaaaatctgtcagagctaatttaatatattgagaataatgacaaattacagaatattggaaaggCCGTCTGCACAACATTGACtctttaacatttcaaaatgtcaggcaatatcatttccatgatgtggcaaaatatgaaaaaaattcaccgaaggaaagttaaaatatcgagGAGtttaggccaaaatgaggaaaatatgcgCCTGTcgttagatgagatgttgccatggtaacggctttaatccaaaaattgacaacaaaaacacaaaccttatttcaacagtatccatactggtaaatctctacgtgggaaaactttaagggaaattgactaactttcgttttctaactcgcgttctataaggacgatgttcgcaATAACTCTAGGGAACCACCTTAAGTCACATAATGACCTGAAATAATTCAGATCGGATCGAGACATGTACTTGTACTCAGTGGTTGTTTCAAAAGAATATCGTGTTACTTTCGTTGTTGCACTAAGCACGGGGTTGAGTAAAGTGAGCAGAGTTTTAAATTCAAAAGTTGGAATTAAACGGTGATTTTAATAGGAAACGTATTGCTGGTGCGTTTTCGACAATaatcctttgttttttcttgtgaaAACAGCatgcatttttaactcgctcgtactAGGGCGAACTGTTTTCATGTCAAGCAGAAACTCTTGTCAAGAAACTTTACCTTCCAAGAAGCAGTGAGCGAAGCAATCGCGCAGGAAGCTGCACGCAGATGTACTAAAAGATATTGCAGATTGCCGTGGGGGAGAAACCAGTGCTAGTGGTGACAGTGATGGTGTGAATGAAGTGACGCGTGACAACCGAAAGTCGCGCGGTCGTTTTTCAAATCGAGGTGAAGATCGCGAAACGGAAAATCAGGTCAGCCCCCCGGAGACAAGAAGCGGTGTTTCCACTGTGTCCTCACGAATCACACACAGAATTACTGCAGATATAAAGGCTCAGAGTGTTTCAAGTGtcgcaaaacaggtcattttcaGTCTGAATTTCCTAACGGGAATTGCTCCCCTAAACCGAAGAAAGATAGACAACGTGTCCGTCTTGCAGAAGATTTCGAGGAACTAGGAACAAGCGACTCAGAAGACGGTTTTCATGCGTCTATTTTCACTTTAGAGTCTAAGTCACAGGATTTAAAGATAGCTGCCCCTGCAGTTAAGGTTTCTGTACGGATTGAAGATGTTGATTTTCAAATGGAAGTGGATACGGAAGCAGCAGCGTCTATCATGAGTTACACGGATTACGCGCGATATTTCAAATACCTAGCACTGAGGCCAGTCAATAAGTCATTGCATGCTTACACCGGTACGCCGCTGGATATCACAGGGCAGATCTCGGTTGACGTGGAGTGCATTGATCAACAATTGACCCTATTGTTCGGGCTGAAAGGTATGCTCTTCTCCTTCTTGGAAGGTCATGGATGACGAAGATCTGCCTGGACCGGAAGAACTTGTTCTCACCGTCTAATGGGCAATTTGAAGTCGAGCCAGATAACGACGAACGCATTGTGCATCTAAACGAAAGCTATGCTAAGATTTTCAAGCCCGAGCTGGGTACGGTCAAAGGTGTAACTGATAAATTACATCTGAAGGGGAACGTGAAGCCTGTATCCCAGTAGGCACGCCCAGTGCCCCACGCATTGCGCCCCGAGGTAGAAAAGGAGCTGAAAAAGATGGAAGATGAGGGCATCATTGAGCCAGTAGAAGTTAGTAATTGGGCCACACGTATTGTCTGTGTACCTAAGATGGATGGCTCGGTACGCGTGTGTGGCGACTACAAAGGGACTGTTAACCCCGCCATTCAAACAGAGCAGTTTCCTATTCCGACGCTAGAGGAGATACGTGGAAAAGTGGCAACATGGAAAAGGTTCACCAAAATTGACCTGAGGAGCACCTACCAACAGATGTTATTGGACAAGGGGTCGCAGCAGTTATGCACGATCAAGACCAGGGTCTTATTTCGATATACCCGATTGCCATTTGGAATTTCGTCAAGTCCAGCTATCTGGCCACGTTTCATCGACCAAGTTCTAGCAGGGCTGAAAGGAACTTGCATGCGTAATAATGGTTTATTGGTTATTGGGTGCAGTTAACGATGACGAACACTTGTGCAATCTGGAAGCAGTGTTTCAGCAGTTCAACCTTACGGACTAGGAGCAGTCATTATGTACGTGTATCCAAATGGGACACGCCGTCCCATTGCCTATGCATCGCGAACATTGAACGGGCATGAAAAGCGTTATGGCCAGATTGATAAGGAGGCCCTGGCAATCATGTTTGATTTCAAACGGCTCCACGTCTACCTGTATGGTCGACATTTCACGAATCTAACAGATCTCAAACCAGTGGAAGGTATCTTTGGGTTAAAGACGGCGATTGCGCCACTGCCTGCTATGCGTGTTAACGATGGATATTATTCTTGCAGCCTTCAATTACAATATTAAATTTGTGCCGTCCAAGCAAAACGCAGTGGTAGACGATTTATCACGCCTACCTTTACCGTCGACGGCTTGCGGTAAGAACGCTGTCTTCAAAGTTGGAGAGCGTCTGGTAGACTGCTTGCCTATAACACACAAAGAGATAAGGAACACAACATGAGTTGACCCTGTGCTGTCTAGAGTGCTGGAGTTTGTAAGGAGCGGTTGGCCTCAACACATTGAAGATTTGCGCCTTGAGCCTTTTTTCCACCGTCGTTACGAGTTGTCAATTGAACAAGATTGTCTAGTATGGGGAATACGCGTGGTCATCTCTACTCGTTACCAGATTTATATGTTGaataaagctcactgttgttgttgttgaattgGTTTGTTTGCCTCAATGGGCAATTTTTTTAGTCGGTTTGTTTGCCTAAATGGGCGATAGTTTTGGTTCGTTTCCCTGAATAGACGATTGGAGTCGAATTGAAGTCGGCGGAGATGGCCCATGGGAACGAAATCATCCATCGCTAGTTGACGATATAGTAGACCTGGAGAATTTTATTTGGAGTCCCTTAACATCGTGCCTAGACCTCAACCGGCCATTGCGAAAACAGGAATTTCACCGAAATTAGCGAAGCTTTTCCCTGGCTTCGCTCGCTCGCAGCAAATAATCAATCCTCATGTGTCGTTTATTTGTTAGATCAAGTGTGGTTGTGTAAAGTTACTGTCTCGTAATAGATGTGTTCTAATTGTATTTGGCTTGCGCTGCCTTGATTAGCTTTTTCTAGCTTTTTGCGGGTTAACCCATCCACTAACTATCACGttagctaaatgaaaaaaagtccATGCCACTTCCATCTGGGGAAGGATATGTGTGTCGATATCCCCTTACTATATTTCCAAAAAGTGTATTGCCTGTATACTTCTTTCTGGTAACTTTGAGTTGAATAATCAGCTGCCCAGATGTCACCTCTAGCTCAATGGTTAATTGCAAATCATCTCGATCAAGGCAAACAATATTGAACATAACTTTAATCTTTAAAGTCCctatcacccttatttttttttctattttagaagaaaagtagaagcctttactaatcatattattttaaaaccattcgattttttgcagtcgttcatgtttatttgagacgtaaaatgtacgatatttgagatgcctttgcgtttttgaccgagcaaattagtatcttgaggtcctgggttgATGACGTtgtagcagtaactcgtctgcAATCAAGTGcaagcatagcagagtcccgaagttatagtaaatattatagtttatttttgttgtttttcgcgatcggtttttgagtatgcccaatagatgtacagctgggagttgctcaaacgttattttacattatctagcactcggcaaagttcctttttaacttgtGGCTGTGTTTGCGTACGTGGCGTCATAAACtgcaagcctttttagaacatcacgGCCGAACCGGCCACATTTACTAGTACTAGAGAGAAGgtcagccacaacaccgggaacttcacgcagTACTCTTCTCGAATGGTGtgggggttctttaacgtcccacgtggacattttaaacatggaaggtactgtgatTTATAGTCCGAAAAGACttgaagtctaaccatttgctaatgtaattacaaaggtagcacttattcctcaggtattttaagaccctgagtgttagTCCGGCCgtagttgaactcacgacctcccgcgtgacaacccgatgttcaaccaactgagccatcggtgcgcggtTGCTCAGacccttcaaagaacatcaagttgcacaaatttcaaaaaaaaaaaacatgaaaccaagaggagacgactatggatcaactttgtccttgttaaacgtgcaaaatggacatttactcctacctctcaGCTGTGTTCTGAGaattttagacctgaggataTTGAGAGTCGATTTTCTctattcctgggacatcattcgttagtcgacggagtttaaaaaatgtttttttttttttaaatttaatagagactagtgagcggcacacagcaactgatcttgttaacgttgtttattatccgacaggtttcgtctgatcaaatagacttcatcagggatttaaaATGGTGAGCCCcagaattaaattaaactatacatcttttttacaccgggatttacgttatatcctgcgcgtatttcttgaggctGTTTTgcacacccttactggaacatGCTTTTGTTCTATAAGTTTAtgcataaaactagttccccttagacaacttgttagaatccctgatgaagtctgtttgaacagacgaacccggtcggataataaaaacaaaaaaaaaattaaaaaacttaagaaaattatgaaaaagaagttatagctcaaacgtagtttgttttctattgatgaaCACTGTGCAGGcggtgcacaagttactggtactacgtcataggtaccagtcctccgtctgctcggtcaaaactcagatttttacatttttgcgatcaaaacccatggaaagacgtaaaaagttcaattgttttttttgaatttgtatccatggatgacttaacttttcgtcaaaaacagaaaaaaataagggtaaCAGGGACTAATATTTAACCAGGGTAATTGCCTGTAACACTTATTAGTGCATGCTAATACGCCAATGGACATATGAACATCAAGAGGTGACACCAGTCCTCTTTTTACGGCAAACATCTTGTTGTTCGTTAATTGGGCACCTTCCACAAACACACCAtaatatttcatcaaattttttGCTCTCCCTGGAGGCAGTGAATCATCGCGATCTACAAAGATCCGGCAGCTTTGCTTTGTCTAGTTGGCCCCTTCGCAGAAAAAATCATGGCTTACACCCCATAAAAGTCAACAAACACGGTCAACATGAGTCTATTCACTCTTACTCCCAAACCTGGGCGttaccctcccccccccccccccaaataaAGGCATTGAGCTAACACTTCATTTTGTCTGACGGTTTGTAGAGAGAGATTCCTGTTAATTGCTGATATGGAAAGACCACGCAGAGTCAGTCACGCCAGTTTCGCAGTTCAACCACAAAGGAATATCGACCGGCTACGTCCAACTGTTGCGATCATTGGGGGAGGCGTCGGGGGGTGTTGCTCGGCTCTCGAATTGGCTCGGACTGGGaaatttaacatttttcttttagagAAAAATCGAGAACTGATGAGGGAAAGCAGCGATGCCACACCAGGACGCTTGGGGCTTGGTTTTCACTATTCTCACAAAGCTACGGCACTACGATTTTTGCATGTCACTGTAGACTTCATCAAACGGTTTGGAAGGTTTCGACAAGAGATCGCTCGAAAGCAGTCTCACCCGCTGCGGAGAGGAAGATATTTCATCATGAAAAATTCTTTGGTCTCTGTTCAAGACGTCTTGAAAGTTTATGATGCTATCAAACAGGAATACGCCAAAATGGTGAGAGAAGATCCGACCTGCGAAGTATTAGGCCCACCAGATGATATTTATCGAATAATGGAGTCGCACGAATTTGAAGAAAATGTGCACATTGAGGAAGTAGCAATGGGGATTGAAACGGCAGAAGAGTTGCTAGACTGGCCACGACTTAGAGAGTATATCGTCAATCAACTAACGGAGAGAAAAGAGAACAGGGTCTCCGTGATGACAAACACGAAAGTTGTGGCCATAACTGCTCGTAAAGGCGGTGGTTATATCTTAGAAGGGCTTAACACATATCATGGAGGCGCAGCAAAGATCTCAGCTGATTTTGTTGTGAACTCTTCTTGGTATAACATCTCTAAATTCAACAAATTACTGGGAATCTCCTCCGCTTGCAGGTATGTAATATTGACGTCCTTTCTGTTCCTCTTTCTAGGAAGAACAATCAACATTTGTTACAGCTGACCAACGACAAACCAACATGCAAAATGTGGTGGCaaaatgatttgaaatttcCTTACGTTCATCGAGTTATTGATGCACTTGAGTAGCTGCCAAGCACTCGGGAGCGGCAAGAGTTGCTCTTAGCTATCGCCTCGTGCGACTCGTTCGCTTCTGTCCTGCTTAGCAACCTACCACCCGCACCCCGAACTCGATGGACGCACACCATTTGTTGATTAATATTAACGTACCtgccttgtttttcttttatgtttaaGTAAGAGGTGTAACCGTTTCAAAGCCATAGCAACTGTACAGCTTCCTAAAGAGCTTGTTAATCTTCCATCCATGTTTTTCTGTATGGGTCCTTTCTGCATGTTCTCTAACAAAGGCAATGGAATAGGGATGATCACATTCGCTCCAGAGACAAACATCGCTGTAACCAGTAGATCCCCGGATGAATCGGAATCTGATTTGCATCAAGTTCTTCACTACCTCTCAGAGGACGAGAAATTGGCCAAGGGAAAGCGGATCGTGAAGGGCGTGTCCAAATTTATTCCCAAAATGCGAGATGCGAAGCTAACGAAGGTAGCCATCGGAGTAATCCAGACTTTCTTGGATGAAGACACGATTGATCATGGTTTTAAAATCGGAAACTTGGATTTCATTCACGATCCGACCACTGGTGGAATTTCTAAAAGGAATTACAGTGGAGTCGAGGAGCCAATCCCAGGCTACATCATAAATGCTTGCATGAAGCTCATCTACTGCTTTGACAATGCGAAACTTGTTAAAGATGCCATTGTCAGAAGGTGTCGTCAATTTTAAACGGCTAACTGCTacacgaaagaaaaaacaaacaaaattgcaaCAAAAATCAGTCTTGGACCCTTTGTTCAGTAAAGAGTTTTAAGAAAGTTTCCAGATATGTCATGGATTATGTAATTGATTCATTTAATGTTTTcagtttaaaataattaaattttacatgACAAAAACAGTATATTCAGATTGgctaaaaataaacaatttttagcTGATGTAATGCTGTGCAAAAAGACGGAACAGGACTAAGCATTTTGATATTGAGTCGTCTTATTTATTCCATATTGCACTTGAAAATGGTGTCCatagaaattgaaaatgccGGCCAAGTGAGGTTAAATCAATGATGACAGATTTCAGGTTACGAATTGTTGGTCGGAACTTTTAAGTTCCGACCtacaaatttttgtgttttcttaaAAGAAGACTGAAATAGATTCTTCGTTATCAATAAAATAGGGTACATTTTAGAAGCACGATTTTTGAGAAATTTGCTCAGACCGCAGCTCTGCAGCATCCAAGGAAGGACCCAGTCTATAGTCGTGGTATGAGGCCttcaaatattttattatattctTATGATTATAagtactttattttattttatcgtcTTTTCCTGCAATGGAGGAGGACCATGGACTAAACGCTCCACTGAAAGCAAAACATTTCATGGGCCATACGTATAGCCTGATGATAGAATTCAGAGGCTGAACTTCATTGCACTGTTTTGTTATCGATTTCTAAGCTGGTTGCCAACCGCAGTATACATTAATAGGAGAGTGGTCTCAGTTAATAATAAAGGAATAAGCATTTTTAATTACCCATAAATTTAACTGTGTTGCattatatatattttcttttacACGTCAATTTGCATATAGACCTAAGTACAATAGTAGCATCGtctgttatttgtttatttaaataatGATAGTATCCCCAGATCCGTCCAGAATTTCATTGAATTGCATGCATACCGATATTAATAAGCTTACGCGCCCTCTCGTTGACCATCACCTGTGGTGAGAAGTACggacaataaaggtcatgaagtcTCCTTCTAACTCTGTTCCTCCAATACACAAACAGAAATCCTAATCCTAGCCAAAAAAAAATCGATTACAGACGCTTTgtaaccctaaagttacaaacaggagctggttgctcgaagcatagttACGCGCCGATCAAGTCGGAACTTCAATACTCCAGGCAAACCTAGGGCATTTGACCATTTTCTCTGCCAGCAACACATTTtatgacgtttatcaaaattgagcatacGTCTAATTGCGTGTATTTCTGGACGTAGGTGTCGATTCGGTCTTTTCCATCTGCAGTTAAAATGATCATTTGAAACACGGCGCCCGTTTGTCCCTCTGAAAGAATAACGATAATGAGTCCTCCGAAAATATAGAACTTGAAAGACAGCTGTTGCTATTTTTCATAACTTGATCAATTTATGTAAGCATGCCCTAAAAACGTCAGGGGAAAGTTCTCCTTGGATTAGTTTTGTTATAGCTAAAGGTCATCTGAAACA belongs to Acropora muricata isolate sample 2 chromosome 9, ASM3666990v1, whole genome shotgun sequence and includes:
- the LOC136929083 gene encoding uncharacterized protein isoform X1; protein product: MRARERFLLIADMERPRRVSHASFAVQPQRNIDRLRPTVAIIGGGVGGCCSALELARTGKFNIFLLEKNRELMRESSDATPGRLGLGFHYSHKATALRFLHVTVDFIKRFGRFRQEIARKQSHPLRRGRYFIMKNSLVSVQDVLKVYDAIKQEYAKMVREDPTCEVLGPPDDIYRIMESHEFEENVHIEEVAMGIETAEELLDWPRLREYIVNQLTERKENRVSVMTNTKVVAITARKGGGYILEGLNTYHGGAAKISADFVVNSSWYNISKFNKLLGISSACSKRCNRFKAIATVQLPKELVNLPSMFFCMGPFCMFSNKGNGIGMITFAPETNIAVTSRSPDESESDLHQVLHYLSEDEKLAKGKRIVKGVSKFIPKMRDAKLTKVAIGVIQTFLDEDTIDHGFKIGNLDFIHDPTTGGISKRNYSGVEEPIPGYIINACMKLIYCFDNAKLVKDAIVRRCRQF
- the LOC136929083 gene encoding uncharacterized protein isoform X2, with the protein product MERPRRVSHASFAVQPQRNIDRLRPTVAIIGGGVGGCCSALELARTGKFNIFLLEKNRELMRESSDATPGRLGLGFHYSHKATALRFLHVTVDFIKRFGRFRQEIARKQSHPLRRGRYFIMKNSLVSVQDVLKVYDAIKQEYAKMVREDPTCEVLGPPDDIYRIMESHEFEENVHIEEVAMGIETAEELLDWPRLREYIVNQLTERKENRVSVMTNTKVVAITARKGGGYILEGLNTYHGGAAKISADFVVNSSWYNISKFNKLLGISSACSKRCNRFKAIATVQLPKELVNLPSMFFCMGPFCMFSNKGNGIGMITFAPETNIAVTSRSPDESESDLHQVLHYLSEDEKLAKGKRIVKGVSKFIPKMRDAKLTKVAIGVIQTFLDEDTIDHGFKIGNLDFIHDPTTGGISKRNYSGVEEPIPGYIINACMKLIYCFDNAKLVKDAIVRRCRQF